Below is a window of Halarcobacter anaerophilus DNA.
TAAAATATTTTTCTTTTATTAAAGAGATATCAGCACCTGTTGTTAAAATAAGATTTTTTGCTTTTAATTCACCGTTTATTATCCAAAAATCACTGTTTTGTTCCGTTGTAAGAACTTCATAATCAAAAAGTTTTTCCACTTTATCTGCCAAATAGCTGCAAATATTATACGAGTTTACTTGAGAGCCTATTTTAAAATAGTATCCATCTTCCATTTTTTCATAAGGAAAATCCATATAAGGTTTATATGTTTCAAATTTTTGTGCATCTTCTTTATTTTTAGGAATTCTTACAACTCCGCAATTTGTAATCTCTTTTGGAATATTATTTAAATAAAAATCCGTAGAGAAGTTTAATGCTTTTGTAACTAAATCCTTAAATTTATTGGGTTTTCCCAAAAGAGGAGAGAGAAAAGCCCCAGCTGCACCGCTTGCACCTTGGGCTAAATCACTGTTTCTATCTATAAGTAAAATCGAATCAGTGTATTTAGAAAGGAAATATGCCGTACTGCAACCTGCTATTCCCGCACCCACTATAATATAATCATAAGTCTTCATATTAAAACTCTTTGCCAGGTTGATAATTAGGACGCCAATATCCTCTTCCTCCCCGTAAAGAAACACATCTGTGTTTAGGAAGTTTTTTTCTATAAAAAGGAAGTCGCTCTTTAGTTGTTTTTCCCGTATCGCAGTAAAAAACAAATACAGTATTTTCAGGCATATTTGCCATTTCGTAAGGATTATACGTGATAGTTTTCATATTTCCAAGAGGTTTTAAAATAGTATCTACCAATACTACTTGGGCACCCTCTTTTTCTAACTCGTTTTTGTATTTATAAAACTCTTTTTGAGTCCATTCATCTTTTTCAAACATAATTGATATAATTGCGAAAAAGAGATTAAAATCTCTTAAAATCTAACTTTTTATTATCTTGCTTTATTGAGTCACTCTTACTAAAAAATAGTTTAAACTTGATTGACATTGACTCAAGTTTTTGATATAATATATAGAAAAATTAATAGATTATTAGGATAAAAACAATGGCAAAAAGTTTATATGAAACATTAGAAGTAAATGAAAACGCTACTGCTGATGAGATAAAAAAAGCATATAGAAAATTAGCAAGAAAATACCACCCGGATGTAAACAAAGATCCAAAAGCTGAAGATAAATTCAAAGAGATTAATGCTGCTTATGAAGTTTTAAGCAATCCTGAGAAAAAACAGCAGTATGATCAATTTGGAGATTCAATGTTCGGCGGTCAAAATTTCCATGACTTTGCAAGAGGTCAAGATGCAGGTGTTGATTTAGATGAAATTTTAAGACAAATGTTTGGAGGCGGAGGGTTTAGTTCTTCAGGATTTTCACAAGGAGGTTTCAGCGGATTTAGCGGTTTTGGAAATCAAGGATTCTCACAACCCGATCTTGATACCCATGCTCAAATAACTATCGCATTTGATGTCTCAATATTAGGAGGGAAACAACATATCTCTTTAAATAACGACTCTTTTGATATAAAAATACCAGAA
It encodes the following:
- a CDS encoding DnaJ C-terminal domain-containing protein; protein product: MAKSLYETLEVNENATADEIKKAYRKLARKYHPDVNKDPKAEDKFKEINAAYEVLSNPEKKQQYDQFGDSMFGGQNFHDFARGQDAGVDLDEILRQMFGGGGFSSSGFSQGGFSGFSGFGNQGFSQPDLDTHAQITIAFDVSILGGKQHISLNNDSFDIKIPEGIKDGQKIRAKGKGKSYQGRRGDLIIKVNVAASPEYERDGNTLIKSFNIPLKTALFGGKIEIKTIHKTITLKVPQNTKENQRFRVKELGVYDRKIGKKGDLYLKANIILPKVEALDNDLVEMLKEKLPQTV